From Alcaligenes faecalis, the proteins below share one genomic window:
- a CDS encoding LysR family transcriptional regulator, which yields MDLNLLLVFQCLMNERSVTKAANALFLTQGAVSASLRKLRVVFNDELFTRGSHGMTPTHRALEIAPQISEALKSISALVTSDQEFDPSRSSRVFRIALSDDLENMLAKRMIRMADEQGWTISFSFYQTNSYLWPQSMVEHGADLAICSSPKFLSTMHKSQVLFSASYICVYDKEATQFSTPMSKQEYLHARHGRVSFDGLRGFVDELFDAERLQRKVKASFTHFSGAINAIIGSPLVLTMPDYAARSFAECNSRLAVSPVPLRVPSFVVSMIWDINKEHDEENRWLRRFVLELTEPVSA from the coding sequence ATGGACTTGAACTTGCTGCTGGTGTTCCAGTGCTTGATGAACGAGCGCAGCGTGACCAAGGCCGCCAACGCCTTGTTTCTGACCCAGGGCGCGGTCAGTGCGTCCTTGCGCAAGTTGCGGGTGGTGTTCAATGACGAGCTTTTTACGCGCGGTTCGCACGGGATGACACCTACGCATCGGGCCTTGGAGATCGCCCCGCAGATCTCCGAAGCCTTGAAAAGCATCTCCGCGCTGGTCACGTCCGATCAGGAGTTCGATCCCAGCCGCTCCAGCCGGGTTTTTCGCATCGCTTTGTCCGATGATCTGGAAAATATGCTGGCCAAACGCATGATTCGCATGGCGGACGAGCAGGGCTGGACGATCAGCTTCTCCTTCTATCAAACCAATAGCTATTTATGGCCGCAAAGCATGGTTGAGCATGGGGCGGATCTGGCGATCTGTTCCAGCCCCAAATTCCTGAGCACCATGCACAAGTCCCAAGTGCTGTTTTCCGCTTCGTATATTTGTGTCTACGACAAGGAAGCGACCCAGTTCTCTACGCCCATGAGCAAGCAGGAGTATCTGCATGCGCGTCATGGCCGGGTGTCCTTTGATGGTCTGCGCGGTTTTGTGGATGAGCTCTTCGATGCTGAACGCCTGCAACGCAAGGTCAAGGCTTCATTCACGCATTTTTCCGGGGCAATCAATGCGATTATTGGCAGCCCTTTGGTGCTGACCATGCCCGACTACGCTGCCCGCTCTTTTGCCGAGTGCAATAGCCGCCTGGCTGTATCCCCGGTGCCCTTGCGTGTGCCTTCCTTTGTGGTGTCCATGATCTGGGATATCAACAAGGAGCATGATGAGGAAAATCGCTGGTTACGTCGTTTTGTGCTGGAGCTGACCGAGCCGGTTAGCGCGTAA